A window from Sinanaerobacter sp. ZZT-01 encodes these proteins:
- a CDS encoding DUF1846 domain-containing protein, giving the protein MKIGFDADKYIEEQAKYILERINSNEGERLYLEFGGKLVHDKHAMRVLPGFDENAKIKLLQRMKEHAEIIICVYAGDITTNKTRQDFGITYDLEVLRLIDTFRKYQLRINSVVVTRYQDEPAVNIFINKLKRRGIKTYQHGYTKGYPTDVDTIVSDEGYGSNPYIEVTKPIVVVNGPGPGSGKLATCLNQLYHEHKRHRKVRYAKFETFPIWNIPLKHPVNIAYEAATVDLRDVNMIDSFHLEAYNQMAVNYNRDLEVFPVVKRIIEKITNESSEYKSPTDMGVNRVGFCITDDEVVREASCQEIIRRYLLSQCDYKKGIIDEDALLRSKLLMDELNLKVEDRTVVKPAKDYAEYKRNLDQKYENVIVMAIELPDGKIITGRSSRRMVAGAALILNAIKDLSRFPDDMLLISPEVLQTIQYLKTDILHKEKSTLNCEEVLSALTISATTNPSAKAAVEKLPMLKGCKAHCTAILSDVDDQIFRDLGIDATSEPEHSTNNLYLG; this is encoded by the coding sequence ATGAAAATCGGTTTCGATGCAGACAAGTACATTGAAGAACAAGCAAAATACATTTTAGAACGAATCAACTCCAATGAGGGAGAACGGCTTTATCTTGAATTTGGCGGTAAATTGGTTCACGACAAACACGCAATGCGTGTACTGCCAGGCTTTGATGAAAATGCAAAAATCAAGCTCTTACAAAGAATGAAGGAGCATGCGGAAATAATCATCTGTGTTTATGCCGGTGATATTACAACGAATAAAACGCGTCAAGATTTTGGCATTACTTATGATTTAGAGGTTCTGCGTCTAATCGATACATTTCGGAAATATCAGCTGCGCATCAACAGCGTTGTGGTAACCCGCTATCAGGATGAGCCGGCTGTCAATATATTTATCAACAAATTAAAACGCCGTGGAATCAAAACATACCAACATGGATATACAAAAGGATATCCAACAGACGTTGACACAATTGTAAGCGATGAAGGCTATGGTTCTAATCCATACATCGAGGTTACAAAACCGATCGTCGTAGTAAACGGTCCGGGACCGGGAAGCGGAAAGCTTGCTACTTGTTTGAATCAGCTTTATCACGAGCATAAGAGACACCGAAAGGTTCGTTACGCAAAATTTGAAACCTTCCCTATTTGGAATATCCCGCTAAAGCATCCGGTAAATATCGCGTATGAAGCTGCGACTGTAGATTTACGTGACGTCAATATGATCGACTCCTTCCACTTGGAAGCATATAATCAAATGGCAGTAAACTATAACCGTGACCTAGAAGTCTTCCCTGTTGTAAAAAGAATCATTGAAAAAATTACGAATGAATCTTCCGAGTATAAGTCTCCTACCGATATGGGCGTAAACCGCGTCGGTTTTTGCATCACAGACGATGAAGTTGTTCGAGAAGCTTCCTGCCAAGAAATTATTCGCCGATACCTGCTTTCTCAATGTGATTATAAAAAAGGAATCATAGACGAAGATGCCCTTCTCCGTTCTAAGCTTTTAATGGACGAGCTGAATCTTAAGGTAGAAGACCGCACTGTCGTCAAACCGGCAAAAGATTACGCCGAATACAAACGTAATTTGGACCAAAAATACGAAAATGTAATTGTCATGGCAATTGAGCTTCCCGATGGCAAGATTATAACCGGCAGAAGCTCCAGAAGAATGGTCGCCGGTGCCGCATTAATCTTAAATGCAATCAAAGATCTCTCTCGTTTTCCCGACGATATGCTATTGATTTCTCCGGAAGTACTTCAAACCATTCAATATCTGAAAACAGACATCCTTCATAAGGAAAAATCCACTCTGAACTGCGAAGAAGTGCTGAGTGCTTTAACGATATCGGCAACTACCAATCCATCCGCAAAGGCCGCAGTGGAAAAACTGCCAATGTTAAAGGGCTGCAAAGCACACTGCACCGCTATATTAAGCGATGTAGACGACCAAATCTTCCGAGACTTGGGCATTGATGCTACTAGCGAGCCGGAACATTCTACCAACAACTTGTATTTGGGTTGA
- a CDS encoding S-layer homology domain-containing protein, producing the protein MNLRKMTAILLSAVLVFGMGGITASAQTVTNTTGSTEKNAIFSDISGHWAKNTIEQAVQLNIVGGYPDGTFLPDNLIKREEFYTLVSNILTQKPDIAHTQISFTDVDPIEWYVATVKTAVAGGMTNGYPDGTFGIGRMMTRQEAAQVASTVLSSSDAGTQSGVDTVKDKALIDEWAHDAVDLMFKKGYMKGDSEGNFRPTNAITRAEAVQLLLQIKKKEAVIVGKGQSGEDNSKATQQPTIIGGCMKSHLPQTVNGADASQEALDDLPEGVFKQGNGTESSPYEITTQEQLNHIREHNQAGIYFKLTQNIEISSDFAMSAPPIGEIAADWRSGNWQPIGTNEKPFLGNFDGNHFTISGLKIDSNSENDGRAEKVKADAAGLFGWTATSSRIQNVRVSDSEIKNKDGLYTGAIAGHAAGTISNCSAESSTYIEEGKNAGGIAGYSTGNLISCTSYAKVESTDTCTGGIVGYYHAGVQTISKCEHRGKVSGSQNVGGIAGFVDGEDLAVVNYALQDSGNYGTVEGEKGNTGGIAGLIDGNRASITLHNCTNKGTVKGKSLSGGIAGYVKGNPSTIDACLNEGEVEGANVGGIVGANEGTVQLCKNEGRVDGNNLIGGIIGFQQQEKSKVTKCFNTGTIGKNSEAGNIGGIAGESSTLLSNSYNEGKIYSNGVAGGIIGKNMGRVLNVYNCGAVSEDGEGGSIAGRNLGSLTSCFWLEDTADKDVGINQNTSGLEDVYMLTEDQLSGKVTFRTVNGYELVLDMMNTYRGSDGKAIWEKGRNQYPQLAEMQD; encoded by the coding sequence ATGAACTTAAGAAAAATGACAGCGATTTTACTTTCGGCGGTCTTAGTGTTTGGAATGGGTGGCATAACCGCAAGTGCACAAACTGTGACGAATACGACAGGGAGCACGGAAAAGAATGCGATCTTTTCCGACATTTCCGGACATTGGGCAAAAAACACGATTGAACAAGCCGTACAGCTTAATATTGTGGGGGGCTATCCCGATGGGACTTTTTTGCCGGACAACCTAATTAAACGAGAAGAATTCTATACTTTGGTGAGCAATATACTAACACAGAAGCCGGATATTGCACATACACAGATAAGCTTTACTGATGTCGACCCGATTGAATGGTACGTGGCAACAGTGAAAACTGCCGTTGCAGGCGGTATGACAAACGGTTATCCGGATGGCACATTTGGAATTGGGAGAATGATGACCAGACAAGAGGCTGCACAAGTGGCATCTACGGTCTTGTCTTCTAGCGATGCTGGGACTCAATCCGGCGTGGATACCGTAAAAGATAAAGCGTTGATTGATGAATGGGCTCACGACGCAGTAGACTTGATGTTTAAAAAAGGGTATATGAAGGGAGATTCCGAGGGGAATTTTCGACCAACGAATGCAATAACGAGAGCAGAGGCTGTACAACTCCTTTTACAAATTAAGAAAAAGGAAGCTGTAATTGTGGGAAAAGGGCAAAGCGGAGAAGATAACTCGAAAGCAACGCAGCAACCTACTATTATCGGCGGCTGTATGAAATCCCATTTGCCGCAAACAGTAAACGGGGCGGATGCCAGTCAAGAAGCATTGGATGATCTTCCGGAGGGAGTTTTTAAGCAAGGGAATGGGACGGAAAGTTCTCCGTATGAGATCACAACACAGGAGCAGCTAAACCATATAAGAGAACATAACCAAGCGGGAATTTATTTTAAGCTGACACAAAACATTGAAATATCATCTGATTTTGCGATGAGTGCACCACCTATAGGCGAGATCGCGGCGGACTGGCGGAGCGGAAATTGGCAGCCGATTGGAACGAATGAAAAACCGTTTCTTGGGAATTTTGATGGGAATCACTTTACGATCTCTGGTTTGAAGATTGACAGTAATTCGGAGAATGACGGAAGAGCTGAAAAAGTGAAAGCAGATGCGGCAGGGCTGTTCGGATGGACAGCTACATCCAGCCGAATTCAAAATGTCCGGGTTTCTGACAGTGAAATAAAAAATAAAGACGGGCTTTACACAGGAGCGATTGCCGGTCATGCTGCAGGAACGATTTCAAATTGCAGTGCCGAAAGCTCAACTTATATTGAAGAAGGAAAGAATGCGGGAGGGATTGCAGGATACAGCACAGGTAACTTAATCAGCTGCACGAGTTATGCAAAAGTAGAGAGCACGGACACCTGCACCGGAGGAATTGTAGGATACTATCATGCAGGCGTACAGACAATCAGCAAGTGCGAACATCGAGGAAAGGTCAGCGGCAGTCAAAATGTGGGAGGAATTGCAGGTTTTGTCGATGGAGAAGATCTTGCTGTCGTGAATTATGCGCTTCAGGATTCCGGAAATTATGGGACTGTGGAAGGAGAAAAAGGAAATACGGGAGGGATTGCCGGATTAATCGACGGGAATCGTGCAAGTATTACTTTACATAATTGTACCAATAAGGGAACGGTGAAAGGGAAGTCACTTAGCGGTGGGATTGCAGGCTATGTGAAAGGGAATCCAAGTACCATTGATGCTTGCCTGAATGAGGGGGAAGTGGAAGGTGCAAATGTTGGCGGTATTGTCGGTGCCAACGAAGGAACGGTTCAGCTTTGCAAAAATGAGGGAAGAGTAGATGGCAATAATCTGATTGGAGGGATTATTGGATTTCAACAGCAAGAAAAATCTAAGGTAACAAAGTGCTTTAATACAGGTACAATCGGGAAAAACAGCGAAGCGGGAAATATCGGTGGGATTGCGGGAGAATCTTCTACCCTGCTCAGTAATAGCTACAATGAGGGAAAGATTTACAGCAATGGTGTTGCCGGTGGTATCATCGGCAAAAACATGGGACGTGTTTTAAATGTGTATAATTGCGGAGCTGTATCAGAAGATGGAGAAGGGGGAAGCATTGCCGGAAGAAATCTAGGCTCTCTGACCAGCTGTTTTTGGTTGGAGGACACTGCCGATAAAGATGTTGGGATCAACCAAAACACGTCCGGATTGGAAGATGTATACATGCTTACTGAAGATCAGCTTTCCGGGAAGGTAACGTTCCGGACCGTAAACGGATATGAGTTAGTTTTGGATATGATGAATACTTATAGAGGAAGCGATGGCAAGGCAATTTGGGAAAAGGGAAGAAATCAATATCCGCAGCTGGCAGAGATGCAGGATTAA
- a CDS encoding S-layer homology domain-containing protein yields MKKVLSLVLVLTLVLGSFGFAFADTTTTAKTTATPTDVVGTEFEGAVTALSALGVVSGYEDGTYKPANIVTRAEMAKLIIAELGLEANATGSKSTFKDMSGYGWAEGYIGYAQSLGIVSGYGDGTFKPGKTVSYDEALTMIVSALGYTKDCKEMNGSWPAIYVQKARVLGLTDDVKAGGAVGANRGDVAIYLYNMLTADMGYADADGVYQNKKDKDSKNVKVITNLDAEESSDGVEGYSVITKSDADDALVNIKAYIGACAKTFKMTKGKNDGKIIAISDVKSDFITGEFKDADKVIKTADGTEYKLDDIYKNGVEGTSSEKFFKSDYTASEFVNGDTASSRDTTILRDGKTIDTSEDGTFVTIAADLSGKTVKGIYSVAKWSVDNAETVDADDIKAIKSNKSLLGKDFTEDDNDDIDTNSFELVGVKSLNDIKEGHIVYVYTGGSDKEITRVAVGTETVKGEITKKKESTRDNKVTIDGKEYQFAQDKLNKNGITSAEVDADDVDTEDEVEFYLDAYGYIYDYKAISGSADNFAIVLDLSTGNTGRIDEKHQIKLFLADGTDKVFNVDDDLFGSDANDRVSGVTDKNKWDDTLTAGAIVKYGVDKDGVIDSFEDLTIATGKNYDNSKATPNNAPKSDITKSGYYAGREIAKNAVIYTYEEKAENSTSVDSLNKRNDDDKYGVTTLEKVLDSKDIYAAFVTEKGKIVSMLIYDYAASDAIYGVATEYSKTVDSDYEIKMLSNDAKAEKTYKATSKAKGNLVKDYATADANAGMKLMKMKFNANGELSDLVQVWNGTKIIDTDDTMTVGAIEGIQTGDYSYKNRIFEVKTGAAVKGIFENPKYPRVSVDRNATILYNDGKDWKYGTDNKLENLPAGSSVWFYDTKDDNNDDLMDIVVIYKKDDGTTSNPSTGDISMENDQASVEIVTNQSKDDFSGLYVNGNLIEEKVLVITDNRVIISDTTKFTTGDNEVKVYYKSALVTRNVVKKPSTTEIEEQTKVEEYEALALDDDANIKIAVDATAPDLTGVQDGTFKTDLQKRIDAKAALIKKAATVATVVVANVTVDKADASTVNAKATLKNAAGVELDTVLAGTYGVTYAWTVEAVAQGTSDAAVEATTGMLVLANENTDTVTATVTNVAGVDAGDNWTVKVVVDQAGIGTTNTTATVTAK; encoded by the coding sequence ATGAAGAAAGTACTTTCATTAGTATTAGTTCTTACACTGGTACTTGGAAGCTTTGGATTCGCATTCGCAGACACTACAACGACTGCGAAAACAACTGCAACTCCTACAGATGTAGTTGGTACCGAATTCGAAGGTGCTGTAACAGCATTATCTGCTCTTGGAGTAGTTAGCGGTTACGAAGATGGCACATATAAACCTGCCAATATCGTAACTAGAGCTGAAATGGCAAAATTAATCATTGCTGAATTGGGATTGGAGGCAAATGCAACCGGTTCTAAGAGCACATTCAAAGATATGTCCGGTTACGGCTGGGCAGAGGGCTATATCGGATATGCTCAGAGCTTAGGAATTGTCAGTGGTTACGGTGACGGAACCTTCAAGCCTGGCAAGACTGTATCCTATGATGAAGCGCTGACTATGATTGTAAGTGCTCTCGGATACACAAAAGATTGCAAAGAAATGAATGGAAGCTGGCCTGCAATCTATGTGCAGAAAGCTAGAGTGTTGGGATTGACTGATGATGTAAAAGCTGGTGGTGCTGTTGGAGCGAACAGAGGCGACGTTGCAATCTACCTTTACAACATGCTGACTGCTGACATGGGTTATGCTGATGCTGATGGTGTATACCAGAATAAGAAAGATAAAGACAGCAAAAACGTCAAAGTAATTACTAACTTAGACGCAGAAGAGTCTTCTGATGGTGTAGAAGGTTATTCTGTTATCACAAAGTCTGATGCTGATGATGCTTTAGTAAACATCAAAGCTTATATCGGAGCTTGCGCAAAGACTTTCAAAATGACTAAGGGTAAGAACGATGGAAAGATTATTGCTATCTCTGATGTAAAATCTGACTTCATTACTGGTGAGTTTAAAGATGCAGATAAAGTGATTAAGACTGCAGACGGAACTGAGTACAAATTAGATGATATATATAAGAATGGTGTAGAAGGAACTTCTTCTGAAAAATTCTTTAAGTCTGATTATACTGCTTCTGAGTTTGTAAATGGCGATACTGCTTCTTCAAGAGATACTACTATCTTAAGAGATGGAAAGACAATTGATACTTCAGAAGATGGTACTTTTGTAACAATCGCAGCAGACCTTTCCGGTAAAACTGTAAAAGGTATTTACTCTGTTGCTAAGTGGAGTGTTGATAATGCAGAGACCGTAGACGCTGATGATATTAAAGCAATCAAAAGTAATAAATCTTTATTAGGAAAAGACTTTACTGAAGATGACAATGATGATATTGATACGAATTCTTTTGAATTAGTTGGTGTAAAATCATTAAATGACATCAAAGAAGGTCACATTGTATATGTTTATACAGGCGGATCTGATAAAGAAATTACGAGAGTAGCAGTAGGAACGGAGACTGTCAAAGGTGAGATTACTAAAAAGAAAGAATCCACTCGTGATAACAAAGTAACTATTGATGGGAAAGAATATCAGTTTGCACAGGATAAGTTAAATAAAAATGGAATTACAAGTGCTGAAGTAGATGCAGATGATGTTGATACTGAAGATGAAGTAGAATTTTATTTAGATGCTTATGGCTATATCTATGATTACAAAGCAATTTCTGGAAGTGCAGATAACTTTGCGATTGTATTGGATTTAAGCACTGGTAATACCGGAAGAATTGATGAAAAGCATCAGATCAAGTTGTTCTTGGCAGATGGCACAGACAAGGTATTTAACGTAGACGATGATTTATTCGGAAGTGACGCAAACGACAGAGTTAGTGGCGTTACGGATAAGAATAAATGGGATGACACATTAACTGCTGGAGCTATTGTTAAATATGGCGTTGATAAAGATGGCGTTATCGATTCATTTGAAGATTTAACAATTGCTACTGGCAAGAATTATGACAATTCAAAAGCAACTCCTAATAATGCACCTAAATCTGATATTACGAAGAGTGGCTATTATGCTGGACGTGAGATTGCGAAAAATGCAGTAATCTACACTTATGAAGAAAAAGCTGAAAACTCAACAAGCGTTGATAGCTTGAACAAACGTAATGATGATGACAAGTATGGAGTTACTACATTAGAGAAAGTATTAGATAGTAAAGATATTTATGCTGCTTTCGTTACTGAAAAAGGCAAAATTGTTTCTATGTTAATCTATGATTATGCTGCTTCTGATGCGATCTATGGTGTGGCAACTGAATACAGCAAGACTGTTGATTCTGACTATGAAATCAAGATGCTTTCAAATGACGCTAAGGCAGAAAAGACATACAAAGCAACTTCAAAGGCTAAGGGCAACTTAGTTAAAGACTATGCTACTGCAGATGCGAATGCCGGAATGAAATTGATGAAGATGAAGTTCAATGCAAACGGCGAATTAAGCGATTTAGTTCAGGTTTGGAATGGAACTAAGATCATTGATACTGACGATACAATGACAGTTGGTGCAATTGAAGGGATTCAGACTGGCGATTATAGCTATAAGAATCGTATCTTTGAAGTCAAAACCGGTGCAGCTGTTAAGGGAATCTTTGAAAATCCAAAATATCCACGTGTAAGTGTTGATAGAAATGCAACAATCTTATATAATGATGGAAAAGATTGGAAATATGGAACAGATAACAAGCTAGAGAATTTGCCTGCAGGTTCTTCCGTATGGTTCTATGACACTAAGGATGACAACAATGATGACTTAATGGATATCGTTGTTATCTACAAGAAGGATGATGGAACTACTTCCAACCCTTCAACTGGTGATATATCGATGGAAAACGATCAAGCTTCTGTTGAAATCGTAACAAATCAGTCAAAGGATGATTTCTCTGGACTTTATGTTAATGGAAACCTTATTGAAGAAAAGGTCTTAGTTATAACTGACAATAGAGTAATTATTTCTGATACTACTAAGTTTACGACTGGAGACAATGAAGTTAAGGTATACTATAAATCTGCACTTGTTACAAGAAATGTTGTGAAGAAGCCTTCTACAACTGAGATTGAGGAACAAACTAAAGTAGAAGAGTATGAAGCTCTAGCATTAGATGATGATGCAAACATTAAGATTGCAGTAGATGCAACAGCTCCTGATCTAACTGGAGTACAGGATGGAACCTTTAAAACAGATCTTCAGAAGAGAATTGATGCGAAAGCAGCATTGATTAAGAAGGCTGCTACGGTTGCTACTGTGGTAGTTGCTAATGTGACTGTTGACAAGGCTGATGCTAGCACTGTAAATGCAAAAGCAACTTTAAAGAATGCAGCTGGTGTAGAGCTTGACACAGTATTAGCAGGTACCTATGGTGTAACTTATGCTTGGACAGTAGAAGCGGTTGCGCAAGGAACTTCTGATGCAGCAGTAGAGGCAACAACTGGAATGCTGGTATTAGCTAACGAGAATACTGATACTGTAACTGCTACAGTAACTAATGTTGCTGGTGTTGATGCTGGTGATAACTGGACAGTTAAGGTAGTGGTAGATCAAGCAGGAATTGGAACTACGAACACTACAGCAACAGTTACTGCTAAATAA
- a CDS encoding TolC family protein, whose product MKRKLIIMLLSVSLLTTSSLFCFAAEALPDTNTAVSIAPTMDFVGTSIKLSLSEAVKHMQTEGVRAETAKNNKDYDKALSSGYTESIKSFRDTINDYSDNSDIWGDSRDSKIEKKVAELKRDFAKANLENNYAAEMNKIESDTITSYYKILQAEDILKSSQDNLKIQKSILETTQKKFDLGLVSKNDLDSAKASILSAEFNIKDADATLKDLKMNFNLDMGYPLMQKVTFSDTLKELDEPKEALSSAIDNGLSKRMEIKNAALGLEVQKILLESMKYTISTASSKYAKQKIALSNMEQALEQKPLEIEKEIRSAYMDIQSKKSALDSAKASKVLAEDSYHLAMISYNAGVKTLTDVQEAQLKAFEANQSVAAAITAYDLSIYTYQYAQNVGTQRIDL is encoded by the coding sequence ATGAAAAGAAAATTAATTATTATGCTTTTATCTGTATCCCTTTTAACAACAAGCAGTCTATTCTGCTTTGCGGCAGAAGCTCTGCCGGATACTAATACTGCTGTGTCAATTGCACCAACGATGGATTTTGTCGGCACCTCTATTAAACTCTCTCTCTCCGAAGCTGTCAAACACATGCAGACAGAAGGAGTTCGTGCAGAAACAGCGAAAAATAACAAAGATTATGATAAAGCACTCTCCAGTGGTTATACGGAAAGTATAAAATCATTTCGCGATACCATCAATGACTACAGTGATAACTCTGACATATGGGGCGACAGCAGAGACAGCAAAATCGAAAAAAAGGTTGCAGAGTTAAAAAGAGATTTTGCAAAAGCTAATTTAGAAAACAACTACGCGGCTGAAATGAATAAAATCGAAAGCGATACAATCACTTCTTACTATAAGATATTGCAGGCAGAAGACATTTTGAAGTCCTCTCAGGACAATTTAAAAATTCAAAAAAGTATTTTGGAAACCACTCAAAAAAAATTTGACCTAGGCCTTGTTTCTAAAAATGATTTGGACTCTGCCAAAGCAAGCATCCTATCTGCAGAATTTAATATAAAGGATGCTGATGCCACTTTAAAAGACCTAAAAATGAATTTTAATCTCGATATGGGATATCCATTGATGCAAAAGGTTACTTTTTCCGACACATTAAAGGAGTTGGATGAGCCAAAAGAAGCTCTCTCTTCTGCAATCGATAACGGTCTTTCAAAACGAATGGAAATTAAAAATGCAGCCTTAGGGCTAGAAGTACAGAAAATACTGTTAGAGAGTATGAAATATACTATTTCGACAGCATCCTCTAAGTATGCAAAGCAAAAGATTGCTCTCTCAAATATGGAACAGGCATTAGAACAAAAACCATTGGAAATTGAAAAAGAGATTCGATCGGCTTACATGGACATACAATCAAAAAAAAGTGCTTTAGATTCTGCAAAGGCATCGAAGGTGTTGGCAGAAGACTCTTACCATCTAGCCATGATTTCATATAATGCAGGCGTCAAGACCTTAACCGATGTGCAAGAAGCACAGTTAAAGGCTTTTGAAGCAAATCAAAGCGTCGCAGCTGCAATCACTGCCTATGATCTATCCATCTACACTTATCAATATGCACAAAATGTCGGTACACAGAGAATTGATCTATAA
- a CDS encoding S-layer homology domain-containing protein: MKKITSFILILALVLSGSLTVFADDLSKETLPRDVKGTNYEAAVKNLISKEIISGYEDGNFKPENKITRAESCILIVRSMNATDLVLKSAMKSSFNDMQGYDWAKNYINYVTAKGIAKGYGNNTFRPGNNVTYNEMCALLVNALGYKAQDLQGKWPENYRSKADELGIFKGITSDLSQFDTKQPATRGNVALMINSVLESLLKQTDTQTSTDTSKNEPDTDKSPSKAGKLKDYSGYAIGMILSSAKVVNKDKESVQEIEFLFGDDILYLNTNGKCNIDSISFDGTPYTLKINNGVITKINTGGSGLKYYSDLTGGKWIEVAERDGHVITAKDGSKFTIVRDASFYGASFNKKSIDAYEASNLNHISKGTKLRMFDVTDDTNDVANIVVIIDADDANDIAKLTQMTVQK; encoded by the coding sequence ATGAAAAAAATAACATCTTTTATACTAATACTGGCACTCGTATTATCGGGTAGTCTCACTGTCTTTGCAGACGATCTTTCCAAAGAAACCTTACCACGAGATGTAAAAGGAACCAATTATGAAGCCGCAGTCAAGAACCTTATTTCAAAAGAAATTATCAGCGGCTATGAAGACGGGAATTTTAAGCCTGAAAACAAGATTACCCGAGCGGAGTCTTGCATTCTAATTGTTAGAAGCATGAATGCAACGGATTTGGTTCTTAAAAGTGCGATGAAAAGCAGCTTTAATGATATGCAGGGATATGATTGGGCGAAAAATTACATCAATTATGTAACTGCGAAAGGCATTGCGAAAGGCTACGGAAATAATACCTTTAGACCTGGAAACAATGTCACTTATAACGAAATGTGCGCTTTGCTCGTAAATGCTTTAGGATACAAAGCGCAAGACCTGCAAGGAAAATGGCCTGAAAACTACCGAAGCAAAGCGGACGAGCTTGGTATTTTCAAAGGAATTACATCTGATCTTTCTCAATTTGATACCAAGCAGCCTGCGACTAGAGGCAATGTCGCACTTATGATAAATTCTGTTTTGGAATCCCTTTTGAAACAAACGGATACGCAAACATCCACTGATACAAGCAAAAACGAACCTGATACGGACAAATCGCCAAGTAAAGCCGGAAAATTGAAGGACTACAGTGGTTATGCAATTGGAATGATCTTAAGTTCCGCAAAGGTAGTAAATAAAGATAAAGAATCCGTGCAGGAAATTGAATTTCTTTTTGGGGACGATATTTTATACTTAAACACGAATGGAAAATGCAACATAGATTCCATCTCCTTTGATGGCACTCCTTATACATTGAAGATAAATAACGGTGTAATAACGAAAATTAACACAGGAGGAAGCGGTTTAAAATACTATTCCGATCTTACCGGCGGCAAGTGGATCGAAGTTGCTGAACGAGATGGTCATGTCATCACCGCAAAGGATGGCTCTAAATTTACTATCGTGCGTGACGCTAGTTTTTATGGTGCATCGTTTAACAAAAAATCCATTGATGCTTACGAAGCTTCAAATTTAAATCATATTTCAAAAGGTACAAAACTCCGGATGTTTGACGTAACCGATGATACAAACGATGTTGCAAATATTGTTGTCATTATTGATGCCGATGATGCAAACGATATTGCAAAATTGACGCAGATGACAGTTCAAAAATAA
- a CDS encoding winged helix-turn-helix transcriptional regulator: MKDELEILKLIEEKPYLSQRKIAEEIGISLGQVNFLIKKCVKKGFIKIEQQTAKSLRYNLTPKGMKEKAERTLQYIKNSYGTVIKLTEKIRTLSDFYQKLGKKIYIVGPEDEVMEIVKLALKEYSMAEVNLNQGVIFYWREESISKWKEKDTGLRAESEIEFVNILR; this comes from the coding sequence ATGAAAGATGAATTGGAAATTTTGAAGCTAATAGAGGAAAAACCATATCTATCTCAGCGAAAAATAGCGGAGGAAATAGGAATCTCTTTAGGGCAAGTGAATTTTTTAATTAAGAAGTGTGTAAAGAAGGGCTTCATAAAGATAGAACAGCAGACGGCTAAGTCTTTGAGATATAATTTGACACCAAAAGGTATGAAAGAGAAAGCGGAAAGGACGCTGCAGTATATAAAGAATTCTTATGGCACGGTGATAAAATTAACAGAGAAAATTCGAACGCTATCAGACTTTTATCAAAAGCTGGGAAAGAAAATTTACATAGTGGGGCCGGAAGATGAGGTAATGGAAATCGTAAAATTGGCCTTGAAAGAATATTCCATGGCAGAGGTGAATTTAAATCAAGGAGTAATTTTTTATTGGAGAGAGGAAAGCATAAGCAAATGGAAGGAAAAAGATACAGGATTGCGTGCAGAATCAGAGATAGAATTTGTAAATATTTTGAGGTGA